CCAAGGACATCGCCTTCGACCAGAAATCCCGGGCGGCGCTCCAGGCCGGCGTCGAGAAGCTCGCCAACGCCGTTGGCGTCACCCTCGGCCCACGAGGTGATGCATCTTGCTCACTTCACTTCACTTCCCTTatcttctttcccttttttttgggGAGAGAAAGTTCCTTGGCTAGAATTAGCACCCTTTAATCCATTGTGGCTACGCCTATTGCGAGTAATGTTTTTGTAGATAATGGAATTCATCGACTTGAAAGATTACAGCGGTTGCAGGACGAATGATTGCGAATTACAGAATTACGGCTTAATTATTGTGACTTGTGTTAATCAGATAATGTCAGCTAATGGCTGAAAGTGCTAATTTGTGCTACCCATTCATAACTGCAAGTTGCATTGCGTTATTTGGTGCCATAACAACATAAGGCTATGAAAAAGCTTTGTATATTCAGCAGTATCTTCAGGCTTCATATATAGCTGATGAAGTGTCGTTTAGTTCGCTGATTTCATCAGCAGCGGCACCTGCGGGCAGTTCCGTGATACAGTTTTAGCCTTTTAGCAGtcttgttatgagttgtttagGTGAGACATAAAACCGCATAAAGTTGTAAACTTTATTGAATCTGATTTGGCATTTTTCATCATTTAGTGATGACGGCCAAGGTGCAGATATGGCTTGACTTTAGTCACACAGTACAATATATGTAGTTGACTTACATAGCTGTGTCCATGGTGATATTTGATCATTGGTTGATTATTGTTGTCATATTTAGAGGTATGCGCATTGTGCACCCATGATGGAGAGGCCCAATGTATCTCACACTCCTCCTTTATCTAGTAAAATGATTTGGGTGTCACCTCGTCTGGTTTCTCTACTCTCTATACTTTGCATACGGAGTACTTCTTTTGTCAGTTTAGTTTTTTAATACTAGCATGTTCCATCAATAAAACAACTGTAGTGTTTTCTTTCATGATGCAAGCTCTGATCTTAGGGATGTTTTACAGGGAGAAACGTAGTGCTTGATGAGTACGGCAGTCCCAAAGTGGTAAATGATGGAGTCACCATTGCCCGGGCTATTGAGCTATATGATCCGATGGAAAATGCTGGTGCAGCATTGATCCGTGAGGTGACTTTGTTTTTGTTCAGATGCATTTtttatcattatattttatttcaGAAGATGGGCTTCCTAAAGCATGTTGTCCACCTTTTTCATGGTTGCACTTGAAGGTTGCTAGCAAGACCAATGATTCTGCTGGTGATGGGACTACAACCGCCTCTGTCCTTGCTCGTGAAATCATCAAGCTGGGCCTTTTGAGTGTAACTTCTGGTGCAAACCCTGTATCACTTAAGAAAGGAATAGACAAAACAGTGCATGGTCTTATTGAAGAGCTGGAGAAGAAGGCTAGACCAGTCAAGGGCAGTGGTGATATCAAAGGTGATGCTGTTGTATCATGTTCTGCCATGTATTTTGTTCTGATTTTCACATCTTAGTGTTTACTAGATAACAAGGCTGGCCGTATTTTAAACAAGTGAAAATTCGGAGGATGATAGGTTTCTAATTTGGAGCTTGTTTTGTGTTACAGCTGTTGCCTCTATCTCTGCTGGCAACGATGAACTTATTGGATCTATGATTGCTGATGCTATTGACAAAGTGGGTCCTGATGGTGTCCTTTCAATTGAGTCTTCATCATCTTTCGAGACTACTGTTGATGTTGAAGAAGGAATGGAGGTATTTTGAAATTCCAATATACACTTTTGTTGCCCTTTTATCCAGTTGCAACTTCAGATTCACGTGAAGTATTCCAATAAATAAATAGTGTGACAACAACTTCCTCAAGCATTCTTAAATTTTGGTGCAGATTGACCGTGGATACATTTCCCCTCAATTTGTGACAAACCTCGAGAAATCGATCGTAGAGTTTGAGAATGCTAAGGTTCTTATTACTGATCAGAAGATCACCAGCATAAAGGAGATTCTTCCAATCTTGGAGAAGACAACACAGTTGAGAGCTCCACTGTTTATTATTGCTGAGGACATTACTGGCGAAGCTTTGGCAACCCTTGTTGTTAATAAGCTCCGAGGAATTCTCAATGTTGCAGCAATCAAAGCCCCAAGTTTTGGTGAGCGACGCAAGGCTGTCCTTCAGGATATTGCCATTGTGACAGGTTTGTCTCACATCCAACAATGACATTGTTTTTGTTAAATTTAACTTCAATAATGTATAAAATGTAGTCGTCGTGTGCTGAGGCCACATTTCCTTTGAATCATCTAAGCCATGTTAGTTACTTGATATCTTTTGAGAGTTACCAAAACCCTAACAATGTTTTGGTCTCAAATTATCAGCTTGCAAGCAAAATTGTGGTTATAGGTGCAAAAGCATCTTACATTGTAATCTACCTTTATGAATTTGATAAGAGCTCACAGCAAGCAATGGCAATCCCTTATCTGACCGTCCTGTAATTGCCTACTTACTCAAAACTTGAATCTTCCAACACGTTGCTTGTTTATATTTCTAGTTCATGGGGAATATACATTTTATACTGCATATAATACACTTGCACCttttctgctgctgctttttTCTTATTCTATATGTTTCTCCAGGCGCTGAATTTCTAGCAAAAGACCTGGGTTTGCTGGTTGAGAATGCAACTGAAGAGCAACTTGGGACAGCGAGAAAAGTCACAATACATCAGACTACAACAACCCTCATAGCGGATGCAGCTAGCAAAGATGAGATTCAGGCAAGGGTTGCAC
This genomic window from Oryza sativa Japonica Group chromosome 12, ASM3414082v1 contains:
- the LOC4351976 gene encoding ruBisCO large subunit-binding protein subunit alpha, chloroplastic, whose protein sequence is MASANAISTASLLRSFSSQGRVRRAKNGRAQRLVVRADAKDIAFDQKSRAALQAGVEKLANAVGVTLGPRGRNVVLDEYGSPKVVNDGVTIARAIELYDPMENAGAALIREVASKTNDSAGDGTTTASVLAREIIKLGLLSVTSGANPVSLKKGIDKTVHGLIEELEKKARPVKGSGDIKAVASISAGNDELIGSMIADAIDKVGPDGVLSIESSSSFETTVDVEEGMEIDRGYISPQFVTNLEKSIVEFENAKVLITDQKITSIKEILPILEKTTQLRAPLFIIAEDITGEALATLVVNKLRGILNVAAIKAPSFGERRKAVLQDIAIVTGAEFLAKDLGLLVENATEEQLGTARKVTIHQTTTTLIADAASKDEIQARVAQLKKELSETDSIYDTEKLAERIAKLSGGVAVIKVGAATETELEDRQLRIEDAKNATFAAIEEGIVPGGGTAYVHLSTTVPAIKETIEDHDERLGADIIQKALVAPASLIAHNAGVEGEVVVEKIKDGEWEVGYNAMNDKYENLIEAGVIDPAKVTRCALQNAASVAGMVLTTQAIVVEKPKPKAPVAEPAEGTLTV